The DNA sequence ATCGCCCCCCTGTTCGACGAGATGATCGCCCACCGCCTCGGGCTCGTCCCGATCCCGACGGACCTAGACCTGTACAACCGCCGCGAGGACTGCCCCAGCTGCCACGGCGAGGGCTGCCCGAGCTGCACGATCATCTACTCCCTGAACAAGCGCGGTCCCGGGCTCGTGACCTCGGCGGACATGGAGCCCATCGGGGACACCAAGCTGCGCCCCAAGGACCAGGGCATCCCGATCGTCCAGCTCGCGGAGGGCCAAGCGATCCTGATCTACGCGACTGCGCAACTCGGCACGGGCAAGGACCACGCGAAGTGGCAGGCGACCCACGGGGTCGGCTACGCGTACTACCCGATCGTGAAGGCGGGCACGAAGACCGTCGATGCGCTCGACCCGAGCGTGCCCTTCTGCTCCGCCCACATGCTCACAACCTCTGCAATCGAGGAGACCGTGGAGCTCCCGGACGACTGCACTCTGTGCGGGAGGTTCAAGGAAGCGTTCAAGGTCGACTCGGTCAAGGTCGCCAGCGACCCGACGCGCTTTGTCCTCCAGTTCGAGACGGACGGGTCCCTGAGCGCCAAGGAGGTTCTCCTGCGCGCCCTGGACATCCTCACGGAGCGGTTCGGCGACCTGGCGAACCAGGCCGATGGCCTTTGAGGGACCCCGAAACACGCATTTGACGCGCTCATGGGGCAAACTTTAATAAGATTACTATCGCTATAGTCATCCGTGGAACTTGGCGAGCTCGAACTGGCCGTCCTCCGAGCCGTGAGGACGCTTGGCGAGGCCACCTCGGGGGAGGTCTACGAAGAGGTCCTCCAGGACCGTCATGTCGCGTACACCTCCGTAACGACAACCCTGTATCGGCTCGTTGAGAAAGACCTGGTTGCGTTGCGCAAACAGAGCGAGAAACGCGTGTTCTACCGAATCAAGGACGGACGTGCGTACCGGAAGGCCATGGCCGCCATGGTGGACTCCGTACTCGACACGTTCGGCGGCGCCGCGGTCTCCTACTTGCTGGACAGCTCGGACAAGCTCGCCCCCTGCCAGGTCGAGGAACTGGAGGTCCAGGTCGCCTCGCGCCGGAAGAAGGAAAGCGCGCATGACTGACCTGCTTGATCCGATCATCGATGCGCTCGTCGCCTACTGGTCCTCGCCGATCACGCTCACCATCGTTGCCGTCTGCGCGGCGTCCATGGGCACGCTGCTCTACGTGTTCCTGGCGAACGCGCGGAACGCGAAGCTGCGCGTCAGCCTCCTCACCGGGTTCTACGTCTTGACGATCTTCTTCTGGGCGTTCGTCGCGGCAAGCCTGTTCCTATGCGTCATGAAGTCGGACATGGTGGCCTACGAAACGTCGGGGATCCGTATGGCAGCCGCAGGCGCGGTCCTCGTCGCCCTCGCCGCCGCCTCCCTCCTTTCGTACCTTGTTTGGA is a window from the Thermoplasmata archaeon genome containing:
- a CDS encoding DNA-directed RNA polymerase subunit D, yielding IAPLFDEMIAHRLGLVPIPTDLDLYNRREDCPSCHGEGCPSCTIIYSLNKRGPGLVTSADMEPIGDTKLRPKDQGIPIVQLAEGQAILIYATAQLGTGKDHAKWQATHGVGYAYYPIVKAGTKTVDALDPSVPFCSAHMLTTSAIEETVELPDDCTLCGRFKEAFKVDSVKVASDPTRFVLQFETDGSLSAKEVLLRALDILTERFGDLANQADGL
- a CDS encoding BlaI/MecI/CopY family transcriptional regulator; this encodes MELGELELAVLRAVRTLGEATSGEVYEEVLQDRHVAYTSVTTTLYRLVEKDLVALRKQSEKRVFYRIKDGRAYRKAMAAMVDSVLDTFGGAAVSYLLDSSDKLAPCQVEELEVQVASRRKKESAHD